The Algoriphagus sanaruensis genome window below encodes:
- a CDS encoding KdsC family phosphatase, which yields METEEIINAYLAHVSQEVFSKATQIKVLITDIDGVLTDGGIIYDDLGTEYKKYQVKDGQIVQHLKKAGFLVGAITGRASQVVENRCEELRFDFHYHGVKDKWKKLGEILETMEITLEEVAYLGDDIIDLPILTRVGLAISPSDALPYVKSACHYVSPIKGGEGVFREVGDILLHAKGHLVPLIENLSKKE from the coding sequence ATGGAAACAGAAGAAATAATAAATGCCTACCTGGCACATGTATCTCAGGAGGTGTTTTCTAAAGCGACTCAAATCAAAGTTTTGATTACGGATATCGATGGCGTACTCACCGATGGGGGAATCATTTACGATGACTTAGGTACAGAGTATAAAAAGTATCAAGTAAAGGATGGACAGATCGTTCAGCACCTGAAAAAGGCGGGTTTCCTCGTCGGAGCAATTACTGGCCGAGCTTCACAAGTAGTAGAAAATCGTTGCGAGGAACTCCGATTTGATTTTCATTACCATGGAGTGAAAGACAAATGGAAGAAACTGGGAGAAATCCTGGAAACAATGGAGATTACCCTTGAAGAAGTGGCGTACTTAGGAGATGATATCATTGATTTACCGATCCTCACAAGAGTCGGATTGGCAATCAGTCCGTCGGATGCCTTGCCATATGTCAAGTCGGCTTGCCATTATGTTTCTCCAATCAAAGGAGGGGAAGGCGTTTTTCGGGAAGTTGGGGATATTTTGCTTCATGCCAAAGGCCATCTCGTTCCATTAATTGAAAATTTATCCAAAAAAGAATGA